The window CGGACGGCATCCGGTACGACCAGCACGAAGCCAACCGGCTGTCAACGCTCGAAAACATCATCATCCTCTGCGGCCACTACAAAGGCATCGACCACCGCATCCGCGAACACCTCGTGACGCGCGAGATCTCGATCGGCGACTACGTGCTGACGGGCGGCGAGCTGGCGGCCTGCATCATCGCCGACTCGGTCGTGCGGATCATCCCCGGAGCCATCGGCGACGAGGCGTCGGCCCTCACGGACTCGTTCCAGGACAACCTGCTGGCGCCCCCGGTCTACACGCGGCCCGCGGAGTTCCGCGGCTGGCGGGTTCCCGACGTGCTGCTGTCGGGGAATTTCGCCGAAATCGAAAAATGGCAGGACGAACAAGCCTACGAACGCACCCGGCGCCTGCGCCCCGATTTACTCGATGA of the Alistipes senegalensis JC50 genome contains:
- the trmD gene encoding tRNA (guanosine(37)-N1)-methyltransferase TrmD, producing MRIDILTVVPELLTSPLHESILKRAQEKGLVEIVVHNLHDYAHDKRKTTDDYPFGGEAGMVMKCEPVFELVEKLQAERPYDEIIYTSPDGIRYDQHEANRLSTLENIIILCGHYKGIDHRIREHLVTREISIGDYVLTGGELAACIIADSVVRIIPGAIGDEASALTDSFQDNLLAPPVYTRPAEFRGWRVPDVLLSGNFAEIEKWQDEQAYERTRRLRPDLLDE